The nucleotide sequence AAAGTGTTTCCGGTCTTCATCAGTCCACCAGTCGTTTAGGTTACCCAATTCATCGAATTGCGAACCATTGTTATCAAATGCATGAGAAATTTCATGGGCAATTACGGCACCAATTCCACCATAATTTTCACTTGAAGACTGGTCGAGGCTGTAGAAAGGCGCCTGCAAAATTGCTGCGGGGAACACGATGATGTTCTTTGATGGATCGTAGTAAGCATTAACGGTGTTGGCACTCATTTCCCATCGGCTGCGGTCAACGGGCTTACCAAGTTCAGCGAACCTGGCTTCCTTAGTGATGCGTCTAAATTCACTTACATTTGCAAATAGTGTTCCACCATCACCTTGAGGAGTAACTTTATATTTGTATTCAATTGGGTCGATTTTGTCAGGATAGCCAACGTGAAGTTCCAACTTGCTAAGTTTGAGAATTGCTTTATCACGCGTGTCCTTACCAAGCCAAGTGTTATTTTCAAGGCGTTGTTGGTAAACCTTGATCATGTTGCGAACCATTTGTTCAACGTCAGCTTTGGCCTTTGGCCCAAAGTACTTTTTAGCGTAGTAGTCACCAACGGTTTGACCAAAGACTCCTGAAGCCAAGTAGAAAGCAGACTTCTTTTGTGGGGTGGCAACCTTTTTACCTGACAGGGCGCGGCTATACGTCGAACCAGTTTGTCTAAATTCTTCAGATAGGTAACTTGATGCAGAAGTAACAAATTTAACTAACATCCAGTTTTTCATGTCGCTGAAACTGTCTTCGTTTACGAATGAATCAAGAGCTTCATAGTACTTAGGTTCTGTGACGATGATTTGTTCTGGAGCGTTACCAAATAGTGAGTCAGCATAACCTTTGAAGTCAATGTTGCTACTTGTTTTAGCAAATTCGGCAAATTTTCTTGGGTTGTAAGATTTAGTGTAATCGGCAGACTCTTCGGCTGATTTTACGTGAGGGGCAATGCTTGAATCAAACTTTTTAGCAGACTCCATGATTTCGTCAGCTTCACTGCTACTGTAATCTGCAAGAACCAACAGTGATGTGACCATCTTCGAGAAAACGGGCATTAATTGGTCGTATGCAGGATTGTTATTTTCATAATACGTGCGGTCTGGTAAGAATAGGCCAGGGGTTCCGGCGTAAAGTGCGTTAATTTTGGTGTTCTTCATGTCAGCGTCGACCCAGTATCCAAATGGAAGTGGTAGGCCACTAAGGGTCCAGTCCTTCAATTGGCTGTTCAGGTCATCGAAGTTACTGATGCTTTCGATTTTATCTAGGAATGGCTTGATTGGTTCAGCACCATCCTTGTCCCGCTTGTCAAAATTTTGGGCAAGTGCGTAAAGTTTAGCGAACTCTTGAAATGGTTCGTTGGTATCCTTCAAGTCAGCATCTGGTAATTTGTCAAAGTCACTCATCAATGTTTTATCGATGTTGTCGTTCAGATCCATGAATCCACCAGTTGATGCGTGGTCATCGGGAATCGTTGCGTCCTTTAACCAATTTCCATTTACTGCTTGGTAGAGGTCGTCCTTAAATTGGGACTCGTCAATTACTTCTTTAGGTGTGTTAGCCATTTCGATTCCTCCTAGTATGATGTTAAAAACCAGTATAGTTCATAAAAAACGGTTATAAAAGCTTTTCATGTTCTTTCAGTGAATTTATCGGTATTATTAGAGTAATGAATCCAGTTGAGGTGAAACTATGAGTCAAGTCTATTGTAAAGATACCAGAGCTGTCCACGAAGGGTACGTTTTTCCGCGTGACCTAAATAATAGTCAAATGCAGTTTGGTGGCCGAACCCTTGAAGTTTTGGATGCAAATGCAGGAATGGCAGTAGTTAAGTATCTCCCCGGTGTTAATTTTGTAACTGCTTCTTATGACCGTGTTCATTTCTATAGCCCAATTAGTCAGCAGACGATTTACAAGTGCGTATCGTACGTCACTGGAGCAACTACTAAGTCTGTCGAGGTGTTCACTAAGTTTGTAACTCAAGATAAAGATAGTGGAGACAAGCAAGTTGCTTTTACTGCGTTTTGTAGCCTAGTAATCACTGATCAACTAGCTGAGGTCCCGGACATTGTCCCAGAAAGTTCAGAAGAAACGTATATTTGTAAGGGATTTGGTGTCAGGCTAGAAGAACGAATCAGCGAATTGAAACAAAGCAAGGCGGATTTACAGCATTTGAGTTATGAATAATGAAACTGAAACTTTTCTGTATCTGGTCAATGACCTTAATGATAAAATAAGAATGTAAATATATGTCTGGAGGGATTTATTATGTATGACAAAATATTAGTTCCAATCGATGGTAGTGAGAATGCCGATGCTGCTTTGACTGAGGCATTAAAATTAGCAAAAAAGTTGGGTTCATCTTTGGAAATTGTTTCCGTCGCAACTGATCAACGTTACGTCCAGTATGGGGTGACCTTGGGACAAGATGTCATGGAATCCTTCCAGAAGCGCGCTGAAGAAATTTTATCAAAAGCTAAGCAAAGGGCTGATGAAGCTGGGGTTGATGCCAACACTAACTTTGTTATTGGGGTTCCTAAGCAAGCAATCTCTAAAGAGCTACCACAAAAGTATGGCACTGATTTAACAGTTGTTGGTAAATCGGGGGTCAACGGAATTTCTAGAGCTTTATTAGGTTCAACTACTGAGTATGTCGTTCGTCACTCAGTCACAAACGTGTTAGTTATTGAGTAATTAAAAAAGGAGGTAGCTAGGATGCAATTTGCATCTTGGCTATCTCCTTTAGTTTTATCAATAAAGTTTGAAGTTTAGCTATAGATTGTCTTCAAGGCCGCAATGTCGCTAGCTGAGATTTGTTCATCGCAAACATTGGGATTCATGACGGATGGAGAAACATCGTTATGTTTTAAACCTAAAATATGCCCCAATTCATGGGTAGCCACATTTTCCTTCTGGTGAGTAGAATAATTAGCTTCGGCTAGGGGATGACTAAGTAAGATTCCCCGGGCTTTAATGAAGCGGTGATGATTACTTGAAAAATAACTACATCCAGTAGTGGTTGGGGACTGAAAATCCTTTGGCCGCTCTGATTGTGTTTGTAGAGTGACATCAGCACTTTGCTTTGAACTAACCAGATTTAAGCTGACCACGTTGGTTTGATTCCACTTATTAACTGCGTTTTGCCAAATTGATTGATAATCGGAATCCATATTCTCGATAAAAACGTTAATGTTTTTAGTTGACCATTTATTATCACTGATGGGTGTCACCGGCACTGGCTTAGGTTTACTGACAGTTCGGCCAGTATGAGTTGGTTGATACTTAACGTGACTGAATGAGACTGCCTTAGAGTTGATCCAGGCTCCACGGTTACCAACGTAGTAGAAGTGGAGGTACGATGTCCTGGAATTGATAATTTTTTTCTGGTCAAAGAGAAAAGTCTCATTCTTTTTTAGCCGCCCAAGCGATTTTGATTTAGGGTGGGGGATACGCTTGTAATATCGGTAATTTCGGTTAGTTATTCTTCCTAACCGGTTCACTTTATAATTAGCTCGAGAAGCGTTGGCTTCAATGGGGATAATTCCTAATGTTGCAATAATCGTGACGAGTTTGATTGGTTTCAGGTACATGGGGACTCCTTTTTGATAGATTAATAAGCCTTGGTAATTATATAATCAATAAACAAATAATCATACCTATTTTAGGAATTTGTTTAATACTTTTTAAAGCGGTGCTGCAAAGTTGCATGTTGATGATACAATTACGAATAAAATGAATTCGAAAAGAAGACGTGATATGCAGCTAATAAAAAAAGTAACGTGGTTTCAGATTCTAGCGATTATTTTAGTATGTATCGGGACAGTGTTCCTAGTTGCCCATAATGACCGGTTTTATTCTGATCCAATCATGAAGGTAACGTCAGTCAAAAATCAGGGTAAATATAAGGTAACAGATGAATTCCAAAATGTTGACCACCAGCATAAGCAACTAGTTTCGGGGACGATTACCAATGGAAAGTATGCCGGTAAGAAGTTGACCATTAGTAATCTGTATTCCGATTCGGGAGCGATGGATCATAATCTTCATAAAGGACAAAAAGTTTTTCTAACTGTACATAAACAGCCCAATCTAAGGGCAACGGTCAAAGATGTTAAACGTGACACATCAGTTGCATTTTTATTTGCGTTAGCAATTTGTCTATTACTGGTGTTCCTTAAATGGCAAGGGATTACGGTGATTTCCAGCATTGTGATTAACTCAATCCTGTTTATCATCGCGATTCGGATTAACGAGCACATTCAAGGTGCACGGGTAATCTTAAACTTTAGTATTTTGGCACTGATATTCTGTGTGATTACACTGCTGTTAGTTGTTGGTTGGAACCAACGGATGGTTATCTCCTTAGCATCAGTTGTGGGGGCAACAGCATTAACAATTATAATTTTGATGATTGTTTTCAGAGTCACGCATGAACGAGGCGTTTACTACGAATCAATGCAGTACGTGACCCAGCTTCCGCGACCACTATTTGTGGCTGAAGTCCTGATTGGTGTGTTGGGAGCAGTTATGGATGAATCTGTTGATATTGTTGCATCGCTTGCAACATTGAAAACTGAGCGTCCTGAACTAACCAGACGAGAAATTTTTGATTCTGGTCGTCAAATTGGAAAGTCGATTATGGGGCCGTTAGTAAATGTGCTGTTCTTTGTGTTTATGGCAGAGACACTACCGATGACGTTATTATTTTTGAAAAACGGTAATTCTTGGGGTTATTCGTTTTCAATGAATATGTCGTTGGGGATGCTGTCTAGTCTGGTCAGCGCCATTGGGATTGTTATGACGGTGATTTTCTCAAGTTTTCTATCAAGCATTTGGCTGAAAGCAGGTGAGAAA is from Lentilactobacillus curieae and encodes:
- a CDS encoding YibE/F family protein, with amino-acid sequence MQLIKKVTWFQILAIILVCIGTVFLVAHNDRFYSDPIMKVTSVKNQGKYKVTDEFQNVDHQHKQLVSGTITNGKYAGKKLTISNLYSDSGAMDHNLHKGQKVFLTVHKQPNLRATVKDVKRDTSVAFLFALAICLLLVFLKWQGITVISSIVINSILFIIAIRINEHIQGARVILNFSILALIFCVITLLLVVGWNQRMVISLASVVGATALTIIILMIVFRVTHERGVYYESMQYVTQLPRPLFVAEVLIGVLGAVMDESVDIVASLATLKTERPELTRREIFDSGRQIGKSIMGPLVNVLFFVFMAETLPMTLLFLKNGNSWGYSFSMNMSLGMLSSLVSAIGIVMTVIFSSFLSSIWLKAGEK
- a CDS encoding universal stress protein, with the protein product MYDKILVPIDGSENADAALTEALKLAKKLGSSLEIVSVATDQRYVQYGVTLGQDVMESFQKRAEEILSKAKQRADEAGVDANTNFVIGVPKQAISKELPQKYGTDLTVVGKSGVNGISRALLGSTTEYVVRHSVTNVLVIE
- a CDS encoding M13 family metallopeptidase, producing the protein MANTPKEVIDESQFKDDLYQAVNGNWLKDATIPDDHASTGGFMDLNDNIDKTLMSDFDKLPDADLKDTNEPFQEFAKLYALAQNFDKRDKDGAEPIKPFLDKIESISNFDDLNSQLKDWTLSGLPLPFGYWVDADMKNTKINALYAGTPGLFLPDRTYYENNNPAYDQLMPVFSKMVTSLLVLADYSSSEADEIMESAKKFDSSIAPHVKSAEESADYTKSYNPRKFAEFAKTSSNIDFKGYADSLFGNAPEQIIVTEPKYYEALDSFVNEDSFSDMKNWMLVKFVTSASSYLSEEFRQTGSTYSRALSGKKVATPQKKSAFYLASGVFGQTVGDYYAKKYFGPKAKADVEQMVRNMIKVYQQRLENNTWLGKDTRDKAILKLSKLELHVGYPDKIDPIEYKYKVTPQGDGGTLFANVSEFRRITKEARFAELGKPVDRSRWEMSANTVNAYYDPSKNIIVFPAAILQAPFYSLDQSSSENYGGIGAVIAHEISHAFDNNGSQFDELGNLNDWWTDEDRKHFNQLADNMIAEFDGLAFAGAKVNGKLTVSENIADAGGLSCANEAAKNESEYDLKAFFINWARIWRMKATTEYMQLLLNIDVHAPNELRANVQVKNLDDFYSTFNVTEGDGMFLPEDKRVKIW
- a CDS encoding acyl-CoA thioester hydrolase; translated protein: MSQVYCKDTRAVHEGYVFPRDLNNSQMQFGGRTLEVLDANAGMAVVKYLPGVNFVTASYDRVHFYSPISQQTIYKCVSYVTGATTKSVEVFTKFVTQDKDSGDKQVAFTAFCSLVITDQLAEVPDIVPESSEETYICKGFGVRLEERISELKQSKADLQHLSYE
- a CDS encoding M57 family metalloprotease → MYLKPIKLVTIIATLGIIPIEANASRANYKVNRLGRITNRNYRYYKRIPHPKSKSLGRLKKNETFLFDQKKIINSRTSYLHFYYVGNRGAWINSKAVSFSHVKYQPTHTGRTVSKPKPVPVTPISDNKWSTKNINVFIENMDSDYQSIWQNAVNKWNQTNVVSLNLVSSKQSADVTLQTQSERPKDFQSPTTTGCSYFSSNHHRFIKARGILLSHPLAEANYSTHQKENVATHELGHILGLKHNDVSPSVMNPNVCDEQISASDIAALKTIYS